A region of Lycium barbarum isolate Lr01 chromosome 1, ASM1917538v2, whole genome shotgun sequence DNA encodes the following proteins:
- the LOC132635303 gene encoding probable galactinol--sucrose galactosyltransferase 2, with the protein MTVTPNISINDGNLAVHGKTILKGVPDNIILTPGSGVGLVSGAFIGATASQSKCLHVFPVGVLEDTRFMCLFRFKLWWMTQRMGTCGNDIPLETQFMLVESKDTTEGEHEDAPTIYTVFLPLLEGQFRAVLQGNEKNEMEICLESGDNAVETNQGLYLVYMNAGTNPFEVINQAVKAVEKHLQTFHHREKKKLPSIIDWFGWCTWDAFYTDVTVEGVEDGLKSLSEGGVRPRFLIIDDGWQQIGNEAPKDANCVVQEGAQFSNRLTGIKENKKFQTKGLKHVVEEAKKQHNVKYVYVWHALAGYWGGVHPAGPGLEHYDTALAYPVQTHGVMGNQPDIVMDSLAVHGLGLVHPKKVFNFYNELHAYLASCGVDGVKVDVQNIIETLGAGHGGRVSLTRSYVQALEASIARNFPDNGCIACMNHNTDGLYSSKQTALVRASDDYYPRDPASHTIHIASVCYNSLFLGEFMQPDWDMFHSLHPTADYHAAARAVGGSPIYVSDKPGNHNFELLKKLVLPDGSVLRAQLPGRPTRDCLFVDPARDGTSLLKIWNVNKCNGVVGVFNCQGAGWCKVIKKTRIHDASPGILTSSVQATDVDTIAQLAGPGWNGDSVVYCFRSGEVVQLPRGASLPVTLKVLEYEVFHFSPVKEIVTNISFAPLGLLDMINSGGAIDQYEVHLASEEKPEHLDRRSRSPTATVSLKVRGCGCFGVYISQLPLKCSVDGADTDFNYNNESGLLTMNIPVPQEEMYRWNIEFQV; encoded by the exons ATGACAGTCACACCTAATATCTCCATCAATGATGGCAACCTCGCTGTCCATGGCAAGACCATACTGAAGGGTGTGCCTGACAACATTATCTTGACTCCTGGATCGGGGGTCGGGCTTGTTAGTGGTGCATTTATTGGAGCAACAGCTTCACAGAGCAAATGCTTGCATGTGTTCCCTGTTGGGGTTTTAGA GGATACTAGGTTCATGTGTTTATTCCGTTTCAAGCTGTGGTGGATGACTCAGAGAATGGGGACATGTGGAAATGATATTCCTTTGGAGACCCAGTTCATGCTTGTGGAGAGCAAAGACACCACTGAGGGTGAGCATGAAGATGCCCCAACTATTTACACGGTCTTCCTCCCTCTACTTGAGGGACAGTTTCGTGCTGTTCTTCAAGGCAATGAGAAGAACGAAATGGAGATTTGCCTTGAGAGTG GAGATAATGCTGTTGAAACCAACCAAGGGCTTTATCTTGTTTACATGAATGCTGGGACCAATCCCTTTGAAGTCATTAACCAGGCTGTGAA AGCTGTTGAGAAACACTTGCAAACTTTCCATCACAGAGAGAAGAAGAAG CTGCCCTCAATTATTGATTGGTTTGGGTGGTGCACATGGGATGCCTTTTACACCGATGTCACAGTAGAGGGTGTTGAGGATGGCCTCAAAAG CTTATCTGAGGGTGGTGTTCGTCCACGTTTCCTGATTATTGATGATGGTTGGCAACAGATTGGCAATGAAGCACCCAAGGACGCTAATTGTGTAGTACAAGAAGGAGCACA GTTTTCCAACAGGCTAACAGGAATTAAAGAAAACAAGAAGTTCCAAACGAAAGGCCTGAAGCATGTAGTGGAGGAAGCCAAGAAACAGCACAATGTCAA gtatgtatatgtatggcatgCCCTAGCTGGTTACTGGGGTGGAGTACATCCTGCTGGTCCTGGACTCGAGCACTATGACACTGCATTGGCATACCCCGTTCAGACCCATGGAGTAATGGGAAACCAACCTGACATTGTAATGGACAGTCTTGCAGTTCATGGATTGGGTTTGGTGCACCCGAAAAAGGTCTTCAACTTTTATAATGAACTACATGCCTATCTGGCATCCTGTGGGGTTGATGGAGTCAAGGTCGATGTCCAGAACATCATTGAAACACTTGGTGCTGGTCATGGTGGTAGAGTATCCCTCACGAGAAGCTATGTCCAGGCCCTTGAAGCATCCATTGCTCGAAACTTTCCTGACAATGGATGCATAGCCTGCATGAATCATAACACTGATGGGCTCTACAGTTCCAAGCAAACCGCTCTAGTTAGAGCTTCTGATGATTATTATCCTCGTGACCCAGCTTCTCATACCATCCATATAGCTTCTGTTTGCTACAACTCGCTCTTCTTGGGAGAATTTATGCAACCAGATTGGGACATGTTCCAT AGTCTTCACCCTACTGCTGATTATCATGCTGCAGCTCGAGCAGTTGGAGGATCACCAATTTATGTGAG TGACAAACCTGGAAATCACAACTTTGAGCTGCTGAAGAAGCTTGTCCTTCCTGATGGATCAGTGCTTCGCGCTCAATTGCCTGGCCGACCTACTCGTGATTGCCTATTTGTTGATCCAGCTAGAGACGGGACAAG CTTGCTTAAAATATGGAACGTGAACAAATGCAATGGTGTGGTTGGTGTGTTTAACTGCCAAGGTGCTGGCTGGTGCAAGGTCATAAAGAAGACACGTATCCATGATGCATCTCCTGGCATACTTACAAGTTCGGTCCAAGCAACTGATGTTGACACCATTGCTCAACTCGCTGGCCCTGGTTGGAATGGGGATTCTGTAGTCTATTGCTTTAGATCAG GGGAAGTGGTTCAGCTACCAAGAGGTGCTTCACTGCCTGTGACACTTAAAGTTCTCGAGTATGAAGTGTTCCACTTTTCTCCTGTCAAG GAAATTGTGACAAACATCTCTTTTGCTCCACTTGGGCTGCTAGATATGATCAACAGTGGAGGTGCCATTGATCAGTATGAAGTCCATCTGGCTTCTGAGGAGAAACCCGAGCACCTTGATAGGAGAAGCCGATCTCCGACCGCTACAGTCTCACTGAAGGTCAGAGGATGTGGCTGCTTTGGCGTTTACATTTCCCAACTGCCCCTGAAATGCTCAGTGGATGGTGCAGACACtgacttcaactacaacaacgaATCTGGACTGCTTACTATGAACATCCCAGTGCCGCAAGAAGAGATGTACAGGTGGAATATCGAATTCCAGGTCTAA